One Cellulosimicrobium protaetiae genomic region harbors:
- a CDS encoding helix-turn-helix transcriptional regulator — MSEPTPPFSAPPAASSSGSSSTNPAARLLNLVIALVNTNASMTKQQIRISVAGYGDAPSPDAFERMFERDKDTLRDLGIPIVTVDAGGHADEVGYRIDQDAYALPAVDLTPAELGVLALAAQFWQDKTLRTDISRALTKLRAAGAGETAMDVVAGLAPQVRPVGDAYATLMDAISARRAVSFTYRAASTGEVRARRAQPWRIAARRGGWYLVGLDLDRGAPRSYRLSRVEGRVRATGPRDAFEVPVDVDVDAALGTRDAGGVARLAVVPERAGALRARGTLVGSVPDARAGDGAGRDVLEVAYDVRYALADEVVGYGDAVLVLGPPDLREAVVRRLRDAAALGSGSEQGEGSTEEAGRG; from the coding sequence ATGTCCGAGCCCACGCCCCCTTTCTCCGCGCCCCCCGCCGCGTCGTCGTCGGGGTCGTCGTCGACGAACCCGGCCGCGCGCCTGCTGAACCTCGTGATCGCGCTGGTGAACACGAACGCGTCGATGACGAAGCAGCAGATCCGCATCAGCGTGGCGGGGTACGGTGACGCCCCCTCCCCGGACGCGTTCGAACGGATGTTCGAGCGCGACAAGGACACGTTGCGCGACCTGGGGATCCCGATCGTCACGGTGGACGCGGGTGGGCACGCGGACGAGGTGGGGTACCGGATCGACCAGGACGCGTACGCGCTGCCCGCGGTGGACCTGACGCCGGCCGAGCTGGGGGTGCTGGCGCTGGCGGCGCAGTTCTGGCAGGACAAGACGCTGCGCACGGACATCTCGCGTGCGCTGACGAAGCTGCGGGCGGCGGGCGCGGGGGAGACCGCGATGGACGTGGTGGCGGGCCTGGCGCCGCAGGTGCGGCCGGTGGGCGACGCGTACGCGACGCTCATGGACGCGATCTCGGCGCGGCGCGCGGTGTCGTTCACGTACCGGGCGGCGAGCACGGGCGAGGTGCGGGCTCGGCGTGCGCAGCCGTGGCGGATCGCGGCGCGGCGTGGCGGCTGGTACCTGGTGGGGCTCGACCTGGACCGGGGGGCGCCGCGGTCGTACCGGCTGAGCCGGGTCGAGGGCCGGGTGCGGGCGACGGGCCCGCGCGACGCGTTCGAGGTCCCCGTGGACGTGGACGTCGACGCGGCCCTGGGCACGCGCGACGCGGGCGGCGTGGCGCGCCTGGCGGTCGTACCGGAGCGTGCGGGTGCGCTGCGGGCGCGCGGCACGCTCGTGGGGTCGGTGCCGGACGCGCGGGCGGGCGACGGCGCGGGTCGTGACGTGCTGGAGGTCGCGTACGACGTGCGGTACGCGCTGGCGGACGAGGTCGTGGGGTACGGGGACGCGGTGCTGGTGCTCGGCCCGCCGGACCTGCGCGAGGCGGTCGTGCGCCGGCTGCGGGACGCGGCGGCGCTGGGCTCGGGCTCGGAGCAGGGTGAGGGGTCGACGGAGGAGGCGGGGCGTGGCTGA
- a CDS encoding helix-turn-helix transcriptional regulator yields the protein MAERADDRLVRLLGIVAYLDGAGPVPVGELARHFGVSERQVLDDVDALWVSGTPGYWPDDLIDFDADSIERGVVRLTEARGMTRPLRLGTREAVALIAALRAMRETAAVQADPERAGVVESVLRKLTDATGEAAAALDVQLAPEGDPRVVAAITSALVAGHRLRIRYVTAADEESEREVDPVSLHTQDEHAYLLAWCHRARGRRTFRVDRILAATELDQPVEGHDVDPDVDFTPTGDAPLATITFASPARAVAEQVPVESVRNLPDGAFEVRLRVTNPVWLRQLLTERARHVLAVEPASVARDVREAASAALAAYAHLPEEPAGPGAAPSGDDRAAG from the coding sequence GTGGCTGAGCGCGCGGACGACCGGCTGGTGCGCCTGCTGGGCATCGTCGCGTACCTGGACGGCGCAGGGCCGGTGCCGGTGGGCGAGCTCGCCCGGCACTTCGGCGTGAGCGAGCGCCAGGTCCTGGACGACGTGGACGCCCTGTGGGTGTCAGGCACGCCCGGGTACTGGCCGGACGACCTCATCGACTTCGACGCCGACTCGATCGAGCGCGGCGTCGTGCGCCTCACGGAGGCGCGCGGCATGACGCGGCCCCTGCGGCTCGGCACGCGCGAGGCCGTCGCGCTCATCGCGGCGCTGCGCGCCATGCGGGAGACCGCGGCGGTGCAGGCCGACCCGGAGCGCGCCGGCGTCGTCGAGTCGGTGCTGCGCAAGCTCACCGACGCGACCGGCGAGGCCGCGGCGGCGCTCGACGTGCAGCTCGCGCCCGAGGGCGACCCGCGCGTCGTCGCGGCGATCACGAGCGCGCTCGTCGCAGGCCACCGCCTGCGGATCCGGTACGTGACGGCCGCCGACGAGGAGTCCGAGCGCGAGGTCGACCCCGTGTCCCTGCACACGCAGGACGAGCACGCCTACCTGCTCGCGTGGTGCCACCGCGCCCGCGGGCGCCGCACGTTCCGCGTCGACCGCATCCTCGCCGCCACCGAGCTCGACCAGCCCGTCGAGGGGCACGACGTCGACCCCGACGTCGACTTCACGCCCACCGGCGACGCGCCGCTCGCGACGATCACGTTCGCCAGCCCCGCACGCGCCGTCGCCGAGCAGGTCCCCGTCGAGTCCGTGCGCAACCTGCCCGACGGCGCGTTCGAGGTGCGCCTGCGCGTCACCAACCCGGTCTGGCTGCGCCAGCTCCTCACCGAGCGGGCGCGGCACGTGCTCGCCGTCGAGCCGGCGTCGGTCGCGCGCGACGTGCGCGAGGCCGCGAGCGCCGCGCTCGCCGCGTACGCGCACCTGCCGGAAGAGCCCGCAGGCCCGGGGGCGGCGCCGTCGGGCGACGACCGGGCCGCTGGCTAG
- the tatA gene encoding Sec-independent protein translocase subunit TatA → MGMLKPWHIIVLVVVILLLFGARRLPDLAKSVGQSLKIFKSEVKDLREDDTTPPAAGGTGTTHTSTGTSAPTVTGGTTSPEPGDTSKG, encoded by the coding sequence ATGGGCATGCTCAAGCCCTGGCACATCATCGTGCTGGTCGTCGTCATCCTGCTCCTGTTCGGCGCGCGCCGGCTCCCCGACCTGGCCAAGAGCGTCGGCCAGTCGCTGAAGATCTTCAAGAGCGAGGTCAAGGACCTGCGCGAGGACGACACGACGCCCCCCGCGGCGGGTGGCACCGGCACGACGCACACGTCGACCGGTACGTCTGCGCCGACCGTGACCGGAGGGACGACGTCGCCCGAACCGGGCGACACATCGAAGGGATAG
- the tatC gene encoding twin-arginine translocase subunit TatC, with product MPLREHLLELRKRLFLAACGLVAGAIVGWFLYEPLLEALQAPLLKAAEEQGKVISLNFSGLASALDMKVKVSLFLGVIVTCPWWLYQLWAFITPGLTTREKRYAFAFLGASVPLFLGGALLAWWVLPHAVDILAGFVPDGATNLADAQGYLSFVMRLVLAFGLAFVLPVVLVALNATGILRASAMAKGWRWAVLIAFVFAAVMTPTPDALTMIFVALPICGLYFAALGISYLHDRRADKRDAARLAL from the coding sequence ATGCCGCTCCGCGAGCACCTCCTGGAGCTGCGCAAGCGCCTCTTCCTCGCCGCGTGCGGCCTCGTGGCCGGCGCGATCGTCGGGTGGTTCCTCTACGAGCCGCTGCTCGAGGCGCTGCAGGCGCCGCTGCTCAAGGCGGCGGAGGAGCAGGGCAAGGTCATCAGCCTGAACTTCTCGGGCCTGGCGTCCGCGCTCGACATGAAGGTCAAGGTCTCCCTCTTCCTCGGCGTCATCGTCACGTGCCCGTGGTGGCTGTACCAGCTGTGGGCGTTCATCACCCCGGGTCTGACGACCCGGGAGAAGCGGTACGCGTTCGCGTTCCTCGGCGCGTCCGTCCCGCTGTTCCTCGGCGGCGCTCTCCTCGCGTGGTGGGTCCTGCCGCACGCGGTCGACATCCTCGCCGGGTTCGTGCCCGACGGCGCGACCAACCTGGCCGACGCGCAGGGCTACCTGAGCTTCGTCATGCGCCTCGTGCTCGCGTTCGGGCTCGCGTTCGTGCTGCCCGTCGTGCTCGTCGCGCTCAACGCGACCGGCATCCTGCGCGCGTCCGCGATGGCCAAGGGCTGGCGGTGGGCGGTGCTCATCGCGTTCGTGTTCGCGGCCGTGATGACCCCGACGCCCGACGCGCTGACGATGATCTTCGTCGCGCTGCCGATCTGCGGCCTGTACTTCGCGGCGCTCGGCATCAGCTACCTCCACGACCGGCGCGCCGACAAGCGCGACGCGGCACGGCTCGCCCTGTGA
- a CDS encoding diacylglycerol/lipid kinase family protein: MSTVALVVNPTAGRGRGRTAGARTAEALHAAGHAVVDLSAPSLPLAQESADAAVRGTDGTDRPGVDALVVVGGDGMVHLGVNATAGTGVPLGIVAVGTGNDFAHALGLPTTRVDRCVDALLAALGTTASATPAVRAVDAARVTGAHLAGPRWYAGVLSAGIDAAVNAHANAATWPRGRSRYARSALTEITRYRPYGYRVTLRGVPAGDELPDLLAGAPLLRDGAAVGTSPDPDGRDAHGGRTVVWESPGALVAVANGPRIGGGIRIAPGATLDDGLLDVVVAGPFGRWGAARIFPGMYAGRHLANPGVGTLRATSVTVAATEAGATPPHAFADGEHLGPLPLRVDVVPGALHVLQVGAGP; the protein is encoded by the coding sequence GTGAGCACGGTCGCGCTCGTCGTCAACCCGACGGCTGGGCGCGGCCGGGGCCGCACCGCGGGCGCGCGCACCGCCGAGGCGCTGCACGCGGCGGGGCACGCCGTCGTCGACCTCAGCGCCCCCAGCCTCCCCCTCGCCCAGGAGTCCGCCGACGCCGCCGTGCGCGGCACGGACGGGACCGACCGGCCCGGGGTGGACGCCCTCGTCGTCGTCGGCGGGGACGGGATGGTGCACCTCGGCGTGAACGCGACGGCCGGGACCGGCGTCCCCCTGGGGATCGTCGCCGTCGGGACGGGCAACGACTTCGCCCACGCCCTCGGCCTGCCCACGACCCGCGTCGACCGGTGCGTGGACGCCCTCCTCGCGGCCCTCGGCACCACCGCGAGCGCCACCCCGGCGGTGCGCGCCGTGGACGCCGCGCGCGTCACGGGCGCGCACCTGGCCGGCCCACGCTGGTACGCGGGCGTGCTGTCCGCGGGGATCGACGCGGCCGTGAACGCGCACGCGAACGCGGCCACGTGGCCGCGGGGGCGGTCCCGGTACGCGCGCTCGGCGCTCACCGAGATCACGCGGTACCGCCCGTACGGGTACCGGGTCACGCTGCGCGGCGTCCCCGCGGGCGACGAGCTGCCCGACCTGCTCGCCGGGGCTCCCCTCCTGCGCGACGGCGCCGCCGTCGGGACGAGCCCGGACCCCGACGGCCGGGACGCCCACGGCGGGCGGACCGTGGTGTGGGAGTCGCCGGGCGCGCTCGTCGCGGTCGCGAACGGGCCGCGGATCGGCGGCGGGATCCGCATCGCGCCGGGCGCGACGCTCGACGACGGCCTGCTCGACGTCGTCGTCGCGGGCCCGTTCGGGCGCTGGGGCGCCGCCCGCATCTTCCCCGGCATGTACGCGGGGCGGCACCTGGCGAACCCGGGGGTGGGGACGCTGCGCGCGACGTCGGTGACGGTCGCGGCGACCGAGGCCGGAGCGACCCCGCCGCACGCGTTCGCCGACGGGGAGCACCTGGGCCCCCTCCCGTTGCGGGTGGACGTCGTCCCGGGCGCGCTGCACGTCCTGCAGGTCGGTGCCGGACCGTAG
- a CDS encoding DEAD/DEAH box helicase: protein MTAAESPAARYAASRARQAASRTRLAEFRQVLDFPLDDFQERACEALEEGRGVLVAAPTGAGKTVVGEFAVHLALAGGRKAFYTTPIKALSNQKYGDLVRRHGADSVGLLTGDTTINGEAPVVVMTTEVLRNMLYAGSRTLDGLAFVVMDEVHYLADRFRGPVWEEVIIHLPDDVQLVSLSATVSNAEEFGDWLEMVRGDTTVVVSERRPVPLWQHVLVASANPATGVAHAGGGRALGADLLDLYAGHVDPTDPGVNPPISPDLLAAFRAAPRTGASGPGGRRGPGDRGYRGRGGRRPGPDRSGPGGLGARRTPARFAVVDALDADGLLPAIYFIFSRAGCEGAVQQCLTAGLRLTSPAEEAEIRRVAEERTATIPAEDLDVLGYWTWTESLARGIAAHHAGMLPVFKETVEELFSRGLVKVVFATETLALGINMPARSVALEKLVKWDGTAHVDVTPGEYTQLTGRAGRRGIDVEGHAVVVDHAGLDPVHLAGLASKRLYPLRSSFRPTYNMAVNLVAQVGRDRAREVLETSFAQFQADRGVVGLAKQAQAHAEALDGYAQAMTCDRGDFAQYAALRRRITAREGDLSRAASRSRRAEVVAAFERLRPGDVVEVPSGRRAGYVVVLDPGEGAGFDGPRPTVLTQDRQVKKLTVADAPGGIRTVGRVRIPKTFNARVPAQRRDLASTLRNALGALDEPGARPGRTTRARSAAADDAELSRLRAQLRAHPCHDCPDREDHARWAERWARLKKEHDQLVRRVEGRTGSIARVFDRICDVLLTLGYLAPGEAADDPVAPLEDALDAEEPASGARDGDDGDRAARAGLRVTRDGQWLRRLYAENDLLLAECLRRGVWEDLDAPALAAVVSTCVYAGRREDHGEPDVPGGPQGKLARALEATTRVWSEVDDLEEEHDIDATGQLDEGLVTAVHRWAVGRSLDAVLRGSEIAAGDFVRWCKQVIDVLDQVATAAPTPAVRRTANQAIDTLRRGVVAYSSV, encoded by the coding sequence ATGACGGCCGCTGAATCGCCCGCCGCCCGTTACGCCGCGTCCCGGGCCCGCCAGGCGGCGTCCCGCACCCGGCTCGCGGAGTTCCGGCAGGTCCTCGACTTCCCCCTCGACGACTTCCAGGAGCGCGCGTGCGAGGCGCTCGAGGAGGGGCGCGGCGTCCTCGTGGCGGCCCCCACGGGCGCGGGCAAGACGGTCGTGGGCGAGTTCGCCGTCCACCTCGCCCTCGCGGGCGGGCGCAAGGCGTTCTACACGACCCCCATCAAGGCGCTGTCCAACCAGAAGTACGGCGACCTCGTGCGCCGCCACGGCGCGGACTCGGTGGGGCTGCTCACGGGCGACACGACGATCAACGGGGAGGCACCCGTCGTCGTCATGACGACCGAGGTGCTGCGCAACATGCTCTACGCGGGGTCGCGCACGCTCGACGGCCTCGCGTTCGTCGTCATGGACGAGGTGCACTACCTCGCCGACCGGTTCCGCGGACCGGTGTGGGAGGAGGTCATCATCCACCTGCCGGACGACGTCCAGCTCGTCTCCCTGTCCGCGACCGTGTCGAACGCGGAGGAGTTCGGCGACTGGCTGGAGATGGTGCGCGGCGACACGACCGTCGTCGTCAGCGAGCGCCGGCCCGTGCCGCTGTGGCAGCACGTGCTGGTCGCGTCGGCGAACCCGGCGACCGGGGTCGCGCACGCGGGCGGCGGGCGGGCGCTCGGCGCGGACCTGCTCGACCTGTACGCGGGGCACGTGGACCCGACCGACCCGGGCGTGAACCCGCCCATCAGCCCGGACCTGCTCGCGGCGTTCCGCGCGGCCCCGCGCACGGGCGCGTCGGGGCCGGGCGGTCGGCGCGGCCCGGGCGACCGGGGGTACCGGGGGCGGGGCGGACGTCGCCCGGGCCCGGACCGGTCGGGGCCGGGCGGGCTGGGGGCACGCCGCACCCCGGCGCGGTTCGCCGTCGTGGACGCGCTGGACGCCGACGGGCTGCTGCCCGCGATCTACTTCATCTTCTCCCGCGCCGGGTGCGAGGGCGCCGTGCAGCAGTGCCTGACCGCGGGGCTGCGCCTCACCTCGCCCGCGGAGGAGGCCGAGATCCGGCGGGTCGCCGAGGAGCGGACCGCGACGATCCCCGCCGAGGACCTGGACGTGCTCGGGTACTGGACGTGGACCGAGTCGCTCGCGCGCGGGATCGCGGCCCACCACGCGGGGATGCTGCCCGTGTTCAAGGAGACCGTCGAGGAGCTGTTCTCCCGCGGCCTGGTCAAGGTCGTGTTCGCGACCGAGACGCTCGCGCTCGGCATCAACATGCCCGCCCGGTCCGTCGCGCTGGAGAAGCTCGTCAAGTGGGACGGGACCGCGCACGTGGACGTCACGCCCGGCGAGTACACGCAGCTCACCGGGCGCGCCGGGCGGCGCGGCATCGACGTCGAGGGGCACGCCGTCGTCGTCGACCACGCCGGCCTGGACCCCGTGCACCTGGCGGGCCTGGCGTCCAAGCGCCTCTACCCGCTGCGCTCGAGCTTCCGGCCCACGTACAACATGGCGGTCAACCTCGTCGCGCAGGTGGGCCGGGACCGGGCGCGCGAGGTGCTGGAGACGTCGTTCGCCCAGTTCCAGGCCGACCGCGGCGTCGTCGGGCTCGCGAAGCAGGCGCAGGCGCACGCCGAGGCGCTCGACGGGTACGCGCAGGCCATGACGTGCGACCGCGGCGACTTCGCGCAGTACGCGGCGCTGCGCCGGCGCATCACCGCGCGCGAGGGCGACCTGTCGCGCGCCGCGAGCCGGTCCCGACGCGCCGAGGTCGTGGCCGCGTTCGAGCGGCTGCGTCCCGGGGACGTCGTCGAGGTGCCGTCGGGGCGGCGCGCGGGCTACGTCGTCGTGCTCGACCCGGGGGAGGGGGCCGGGTTCGACGGCCCCCGCCCGACCGTGCTCACGCAGGACCGGCAGGTGAAGAAGCTCACCGTGGCCGACGCGCCCGGCGGCATCCGCACGGTGGGTCGCGTGCGCATCCCCAAGACGTTCAACGCGCGCGTGCCCGCCCAGCGACGCGACCTCGCCTCGACGCTGCGCAACGCCCTCGGGGCGCTCGACGAGCCCGGGGCGCGTCCCGGGCGCACCACCCGCGCCCGGTCCGCCGCCGCGGACGACGCCGAGCTCTCGCGCCTGCGCGCGCAGCTGCGCGCCCACCCGTGCCACGACTGCCCCGACCGCGAGGACCACGCGCGCTGGGCCGAGCGGTGGGCGCGGCTCAAGAAGGAGCACGACCAGCTCGTGCGCCGCGTCGAGGGCCGCACCGGGTCCATCGCGCGCGTGTTCGACCGCATCTGCGACGTCCTGCTCACCCTGGGCTACCTCGCCCCGGGCGAGGCCGCCGACGACCCGGTGGCCCCGCTCGAGGACGCCCTGGACGCGGAGGAGCCCGCGAGCGGCGCGCGGGACGGCGACGACGGCGACCGCGCGGCGCGCGCCGGGCTGCGCGTCACGCGCGACGGGCAGTGGCTGCGGCGCCTGTACGCGGAGAACGACCTCCTGCTCGCCGAGTGCCTGCGCCGCGGCGTGTGGGAGGACCTCGACGCGCCCGCCCTGGCGGCCGTGGTGTCCACGTGCGTGTACGCGGGGCGGCGCGAGGACCACGGCGAGCCCGACGTCCCCGGCGGCCCGCAGGGCAAGCTCGCCCGCGCGCTCGAGGCGACCACGCGCGTGTGGTCCGAGGTGGACGACCTCGAGGAGGAGCACGACATCGACGCCACCGGACAGCTCGACGAGGGCCTCGTGACCGCCGTGCACCGGTGGGCCGTCGGCCGCAGCCTCGACGCCGTGCTGCGCGGCTCGGAGATCGCGGCCGGCGACTTCGTGCGCTGGTGCAAGCAGGTGATCGACGTCCTCGACCAGGTCGCGACCGCAGCACCCACCCCCGCCGTCCGACGCACCGCGAACCAGGCCATCGACACGCTGCGGCGCGGCGTCGTCGCGTACTCGAGCGTCTGA
- a CDS encoding amidohydrolase, giving the protein MASTLYRGGVIHSQADPFAEALLVDDGVIAWIGADDTADGLAARADRVIDLDGALVAPGFVDAHVHLFEVGLALAGVDLSASAGVTTLAAALEAVAKAAAGVGDDDVVLAFGWDERSWPEGRPPTRAELDAAAGGRAVYAARVDVHSAVVSTTLARRCALAERPGWDESGWVTGEAHHVARDVARDVSPARRTDLYRAALRAAAEQGIVSVHEMSAPHIDTRAGLRELLALTGEASSGLAHVVGYRGELCTTVDDARELLADVPGLTGIAGDLNVDGSIGSRTAAMRLPYQDGPDRTDRGTLYLSAEQIANHLSAVGTAGTQGGFHVIGDRAMDELVLGLKVAADVHGQGAVRAARHRVEHALFVDATALASLLLFGVSLSIQPGFDAAWGGPQGMYAARVGATRAEGLSPFADLAGAGVPLAFGSDAPVTRLDPWAGVLAAMSHVDPDQQISARAAFRAHTRGGWRIAGLDHTGAGQLRVGAPAHLAVWRGEHLVVQGALGRTTSSWSTDARAGQPLLPELGPDVPRPRCLQTVRDGVPLFDTFV; this is encoded by the coding sequence GTGGCCTCAACCCTGTACCGCGGCGGCGTGATCCACTCCCAGGCCGACCCGTTCGCCGAAGCACTCCTCGTCGACGACGGCGTGATCGCCTGGATCGGCGCCGACGACACGGCCGACGGGCTCGCCGCTCGCGCCGACCGCGTGATCGACCTCGACGGCGCGCTCGTCGCGCCCGGGTTCGTCGACGCGCACGTGCACCTGTTCGAGGTCGGGCTCGCCCTCGCGGGCGTCGACCTGTCCGCGAGCGCCGGCGTGACGACCCTCGCGGCCGCGCTGGAGGCGGTCGCGAAGGCCGCGGCGGGCGTCGGGGACGACGACGTCGTGCTCGCGTTCGGGTGGGACGAGCGGTCCTGGCCCGAGGGGCGCCCGCCGACGCGCGCCGAGCTCGACGCCGCGGCGGGCGGGCGCGCGGTGTACGCGGCGCGGGTCGACGTGCACTCGGCCGTGGTGTCCACGACGCTCGCGCGGCGCTGCGCCCTGGCGGAGCGGCCCGGGTGGGACGAGTCGGGCTGGGTGACGGGGGAGGCGCACCACGTCGCCCGGGACGTCGCGCGCGACGTGTCGCCGGCGCGGCGCACCGACCTGTACCGGGCGGCGCTGCGCGCCGCGGCGGAGCAGGGGATCGTGTCGGTGCACGAGATGAGCGCCCCGCACATCGACACGCGCGCAGGGCTGCGCGAGCTGCTCGCGCTCACGGGCGAGGCGTCCTCGGGGCTGGCGCACGTCGTCGGGTACCGGGGCGAGCTGTGCACCACGGTCGACGACGCGCGCGAGCTCCTCGCGGACGTGCCCGGCCTGACGGGCATCGCGGGCGACCTCAACGTGGACGGCTCGATCGGGTCGCGCACCGCGGCGATGCGCCTGCCCTACCAGGACGGCCCGGACCGCACCGACCGCGGCACCCTCTACCTGAGCGCGGAGCAGATCGCGAACCACCTGTCCGCGGTCGGCACCGCGGGCACGCAGGGCGGCTTCCACGTCATCGGGGACCGCGCGATGGACGAGCTCGTGCTCGGGCTCAAGGTCGCCGCCGACGTCCACGGCCAGGGCGCGGTGCGCGCGGCCCGCCACCGCGTCGAGCACGCGCTGTTCGTGGACGCGACGGCGCTGGCATCGCTCCTGCTGTTCGGCGTGAGCCTGAGCATCCAGCCCGGGTTCGACGCCGCGTGGGGCGGCCCGCAGGGCATGTACGCGGCGCGCGTGGGCGCGACCCGGGCCGAGGGCCTGAGCCCGTTCGCGGACCTCGCGGGGGCGGGCGTCCCCCTCGCGTTCGGGTCGGACGCGCCGGTGACGCGACTGGACCCGTGGGCGGGCGTGCTCGCCGCGATGTCGCACGTGGACCCGGACCAGCAGATCTCGGCGCGGGCCGCGTTCCGCGCGCACACCCGCGGCGGCTGGCGCATCGCGGGCCTGGACCACACGGGCGCCGGGCAGCTGCGCGTCGGGGCGCCCGCGCACCTGGCGGTGTGGCGGGGCGAGCACCTCGTGGTGCAGGGCGCGCTCGGGCGCACGACGTCGTCGTGGAGCACGGACGCGCGCGCCGGGCAGCCGCTCCTGCCGGAGCTCGGCCCGGACGTGCCGCGGCCGCGGTGCCTGCAGACCGTGCGGGACGGCGTCCCGCTGTTCGACACGTTCGTCTGA
- the lnt gene encoding apolipoprotein N-acyltransferase has translation MHAPEPAATPAGRPRPAGPSTSGPDSPSSDPASSAPPEPGTVETGRRAPGAAQGRTLVGPPSRPLTLLLALAGGLATDAAFPDRGWWPVAFVGVAALFWALRRDGARWGFLVGLVWGLAFFLPHLWWANYATETVPWVALSAMEACFVAVLGAAWVWARRWSWLAGRPWAQAVAFALLFVGVEQARTEVPFGGFPWGRLAFSQADSPLGRAAWLGGEVLVSLLVALAGSLLAVAVLAVVRRRDLVTGAVVPVAVAGALVAAPLLVPLDTRAEAGTLAVGAVQGNVGEPGLGSFANRAEVLNNHLQGTVALLDEVEPGDLDVVLWPENGSDLDPQTAPDVARAIDDAAREVDAPILVGAQEYPDTGGRYNVSLLWEPGAGVVDRYAKQHPAPFGEYIPLRSLLRIFSDQVDRVSIDMIPGTETGVVDLASERLGRTVPLGVVICFEVAYDGLVNDAVDAGAEVLVVQTNNASFGYTAESTQQLAMSRLRAVSTGRATVQVSTVGVSGVIAPDGTLLQSTELFTADQMVADLPLRTSLTPAVRAGDWPGRAVELLALGLLAAGVVSVVRERRAARPAATGDDAR, from the coding sequence GTGCACGCCCCCGAGCCCGCGGCCACCCCGGCCGGGCGACCCCGCCCCGCAGGACCGTCCACCTCAGGACCGGACTCCCCGTCGTCGGACCCCGCGTCGTCGGCACCCCCCGAACCGGGCACCGTCGAGACCGGTCGCCGTGCCCCTGGCGCCGCGCAGGGCCGCACCCTGGTCGGGCCGCCGTCGCGGCCGCTCACGCTCCTCCTGGCCCTCGCGGGCGGCCTCGCCACCGACGCGGCGTTCCCCGACCGCGGGTGGTGGCCCGTCGCGTTCGTCGGCGTCGCCGCGCTGTTCTGGGCGCTGCGTCGCGACGGTGCGCGCTGGGGCTTCCTCGTGGGGCTCGTGTGGGGGCTCGCGTTCTTCCTGCCGCACCTGTGGTGGGCCAACTACGCGACCGAGACCGTGCCGTGGGTCGCATTGTCCGCCATGGAGGCGTGCTTCGTCGCCGTGCTCGGCGCCGCCTGGGTGTGGGCGCGGCGGTGGTCGTGGCTCGCCGGGCGTCCGTGGGCACAGGCGGTCGCGTTCGCGCTGCTGTTCGTGGGCGTCGAGCAGGCGCGCACCGAGGTGCCGTTCGGCGGCTTCCCCTGGGGCCGGCTCGCGTTCTCCCAGGCGGACTCCCCGCTCGGGCGCGCGGCGTGGCTCGGCGGCGAGGTCCTCGTGTCCCTCCTCGTCGCGCTCGCCGGGTCGTTGCTCGCGGTCGCGGTGCTCGCGGTGGTGCGTCGCCGCGACCTCGTGACGGGTGCCGTCGTCCCGGTGGCGGTCGCCGGGGCTCTCGTGGCCGCGCCCCTGCTCGTGCCGCTCGACACCCGTGCCGAGGCGGGCACCCTCGCCGTCGGGGCCGTGCAGGGCAACGTGGGCGAGCCCGGGCTGGGGTCGTTCGCGAACCGGGCCGAGGTGCTCAACAACCATCTCCAGGGGACCGTCGCGCTGCTGGACGAGGTGGAGCCCGGCGACCTCGACGTCGTGCTGTGGCCCGAGAACGGGTCCGACCTCGACCCGCAGACCGCGCCCGACGTCGCCCGCGCGATCGACGACGCCGCGCGCGAGGTCGACGCCCCGATCCTCGTCGGTGCGCAGGAGTACCCCGACACCGGCGGCCGGTACAACGTGTCGCTCCTGTGGGAGCCGGGCGCGGGTGTCGTCGACCGGTACGCCAAGCAGCACCCCGCCCCGTTCGGCGAGTACATCCCCCTGCGGTCCCTGCTGCGGATCTTCTCCGACCAGGTCGACCGCGTGAGCATCGACATGATCCCCGGCACCGAGACGGGTGTCGTCGACCTCGCGTCCGAGCGCCTCGGGCGCACCGTGCCGCTCGGCGTCGTCATCTGCTTCGAGGTCGCCTACGACGGCCTCGTGAACGACGCCGTGGACGCGGGCGCCGAGGTGCTCGTCGTGCAGACGAACAACGCCTCCTTCGGGTACACCGCCGAGTCCACCCAGCAGCTCGCCATGTCGCGCCTGCGGGCCGTGTCGACCGGGCGCGCGACCGTGCAGGTCTCGACCGTCGGCGTCAGCGGCGTCATCGCCCCCGACGGCACCCTCCTGCAGAGCACCGAGCTGTTCACGGCCGACCAGATGGTCGCGGACCTGCCGCTGCGCACGAGCCTCACCCCGGCCGTCCGGGCGGGGGACTGGCCGGGACGGGCCGTCGAGCTCCTCGCGCTCGGCCTGCTGGCGGCGGGCGTCGTGAGCGTCGTCCGCGAGCGCCGGGCCGCTCGGCCGGCCGCGACCGGGGACGACGCGCGGTGA